In Corylus avellana chromosome ca2, CavTom2PMs-1.0, the following proteins share a genomic window:
- the LOC132173066 gene encoding probable diphthine methyl ester synthase, whose translation MLYIVGLGLGNEKDITLRGLEAVKKCGKVYIEAYTSLLSFGLSSDGLSTLEQLYGKLITLADREMVEEKADEILSEAHGFDVAFLVVGDPFGATTHTDLVVRAKKMGVEVKVVHNASVMNAVGVCGLQLYCYGETVSIPFFTETWRPDSFYEKIQRNRILGLHTLCLLDIRVKEPSLESLCRGRKQYEPPKYMTINTAIEQLLEVEQNRGESAYGEETDCVGFARLGSEDQKIVAGTMKQLQMIDFGTPLHCLVIVGKTHPVEDEMLDFYRLKGESLEQIGNRQ comes from the exons ATGTTGTACATAGTGGGTCTGGGACTGGGCAACGAGAAGGACATCACTCTCAGAGGTTTAGAAGCAGTGAAGAAATGCGGAAAGGTCTACATAGAGGCCTAcacttctctcctctctttcgGTCTCTCTTCCGATGGCCTTTCCACATTG GAACAGTTATATGGGAAATTAATCACACTAGCAGATAGGGAAATGGTGGAGGAAAAAGCAGATGAAATTCTATCAGAGGCTCATGGCTTTGATGTGGCTTTCCTTGTTGTTGGGGATCCTTTTGG AGCAACAACACACACTGATCTTGTTGTTCGAGCAAAGAAGATGGGGGTTGAAGTCAAGGTGGTACACAATGCATCAGTGATGAATGCAGTCGGTGTATGTGGGTTACAACTCTACTGCTATGGAGAGACAGTTTCAATACCATTTTTTACCGAAACATGGAGGCCTGATAGCTTTTATGAGAAGATTCAAAGAAACCGCATACTCGGATTACACACACTCTGCTTGCTAG ATATACGAGTGAAGGAACCCTCACTGGAGTCCTTATGCAG AGGAAGAAAGCAGTATGAACCACCTAAATACATGACAATAAACACTGCCATTGAGCAGCTCTTGGAGGTGGAGCAAAATCGTGGAGAATCTG CGTATGGTGAAGAGACTGATTGTGTTGGGTTTGCTCGGCTGGGATCTGAGGATCAGAAGATAGTTGCTGGTACGATGAAGCAACTGCAGATGATTGATTTTGGAACACCTCTGCATTGCCTTGTCATAGTAGGCAAGACCCATCCGGTGGAAGATGAAATGCTGGACTTTTACAGACTTAAAGGAGAGAGTTTGGAACAGATAGGTAATAGGCAATAG
- the LOC132168579 gene encoding ribonuclease 1-like: MVATKVYLFACFLVLVTGIYFHRVPPPRDLNHQDIYDSFQGVFPDAEDYDHFYLVLQWPPTFCNLAPNKCHKNATKFTYFTIHGLWPQKKNGGGIICTSGPAFDYDKLAREKKLIERMKKFWPNLRGKDEQFWGDEWNKHGRCIGLEQNDYFNRAANVYANENISSLVEELEKHEIHEGKSYRIEQYKEAIKSSRLNVTPNFQCNEHGQVQQLLEVKLCVCKKGTKFQDCTYKVGQCSTTSLIRFPHEWNKITHRPDADAVEENFRIALSAP; encoded by the exons ATGGTTGCAACGAAAGTGTACCTTTTTGCTTGCTTCTTGGTATTGGTGACTGGGATTTATTTTCATCGGGTGCCACCGCCACGGGATCTTAATCATCAGGATATTTATGATTCTTTTCAAGGGGTGTTCCCGGATGCTGAGGATTATGATCATTTCTATTTGGTCCTTCAGTGGCCTCCCACATTCTGCAATCTTGCTCCGAACAAGTGTCACAAAAACGCGACGAAGTTCACTTATTTCACTATTCATGGGCTTTGGCCACAGAAAAAGAATGGAGGCGGCATCATTTGCACAAGTGGACCTGCATTTGATTATGACAAg CTGGCAAGAGAGAAGAAGCTGATTGAACGTATGAAGAAATTTTGGCCAAACCTTAGAGGGAAAGACGAACAATTTTGGGGGGATGAATGGAATAAGCATGGGAGGTGCATAGGGTTGGAGCAAAACGATTACTTTAATAGAGCTGCTAACGTTTACGCCAATGAGAACATTTCCAGTCTAGTTGAAGAGTTGGAAAAACATG AGATTCATGAAGGAAAATCATACCGGATTGAACAGTACAAGGAAGCCATTAAAAGTAGTAGGTTAAACGTGACACCGAATTTCCAATGCAACGAACATGGACAAGTACAACAACTACTTGAAGTAAAGCTTTGCGTATGCAAAAAAGGGACAAAATTTCAGGATTGCACTTACAAAGTGGGCCAATGCAGTACTACCTCTCTTATCCGATTTCCTCATGAGTGGAACAAAATTACACACAGGCCAGATGCAGATGCAGTGGAAGAAAATTTCAGAATTGCACTTTCAGCTCCCTGA